In Thermococcus chitonophagus, the genomic stretch CCGAACTTTGTATTCCCAAATGCTATCGCCTTCAGTATCTTAAAGTACCTTCCAGGTTCTCTCAATTCGCTCCTCAGTAAAAATTCCGCCTCATCAAACAGCATTTTGTTTGGCTGGAAAACTTCCTCGAGCTTTTCCCCTGATTCCAGTCTAAACTTAACTTCCTCTATATAAGCTGGTATCCCATCGGTTATTCCAAATATTCTCACTAGTTCCTCCCATGATTTCTCGGGAAAGAACTCCTTGAGGTGGAAGAACTTTAGGGGTCTGAGTTTTATAGATAACGTTCTCCTACCGTATAGGGGACTCTTGTACCCTAAAACTTGGCTCTCCATTATACTTATTGATGATCCCGTCAGGACAAGCTTTAATCTCTTTGAGCGATCGAAGATTTTCTGGAATTTGGAAACTATCCCCTTATTTCCCTTAATCAGGTTTGGAAATTCATCTATTATGACAACATATTCGTTTTCCTCTAGTATCTCGAAAAGCTCCTCCCAGGTAAGCTCAGCCTTTTCGATTAGCTTGTTTTTGAGACCCCTCGCGACTATTCTCTTAAAGTTATCCAAGTTATCTTTTTCCAGTGTTTCCTCCGCAAAGAAATAGATATGCCTGACTCCTCTTACGGACTCTTTAACAAGCCTAGTCTTTCCAATCCTCCTCCTTCCATAAATTATTATCAGCTCCTTCCTTCTGCTTGAGTACGCTCTCCTTAGCAGTTCCAGTTCTTCTCTCCTATCAACAAATAGTTCACACATGATTATAATAATCTAACGTGAACTATTTAACGTTTGTGGAAACCTTTTTATTTGTCCTTTAGCTCTTAAGGAGGATGAGGTACCTAAGCGAGACCCCAGGAATAGGAGGAAGGATAAAAGTCTATCCCGAGGATTTCATAGTCCGGGAAGTCTTACCTTCATCGATTTTTAAGGGTGGAAAGTGCAGGATATACCTTCTGAAGAAGAGAAATTGGGAGACCATGGCAGCCATAAAGGAAATAGCGAAGAGAATTGGCATTCACTATTCTGAGATCGGCTTCGCGGGAACAAAGGATAGGCATGCTGTAACCTACCAGTACATAAGCATCTGCAGGGATGTTGACCTTGCTCAGGTCAGGATTGCGGATATAGAAATAAAGTTCGTTGGATATGGTAGGCCACTTAGGCTTGGCCTTCTCCTGGGCAACTGGTTTAAGATAAGGGTTAGGGATGCGGAAAGGCCAGAATTAATTAAAGACATAATTACAGAATTAAAGAATAAAGGGGGCTTTCCCAACTACTTCGGAGTTCAGAGGTTCGGCGAGAAGAGGAGCGTCAACCATATAGTTGGTAGGTTGTTGCTTGAGGGGAAGTACGAGGAGGCGGCTGAGGTCTTCCTGGGTTATCCTGGGGAAGGCATGGAGGGAGACGAGGCAAGAAGGAAATTCCTGGAGACGAAAGACGTTGATCTGGCCCTCAAGGAATTCCCCAAGTTCCTGAGGTACGAGAGGGCAATGCTTTACAAGTACAAGGAGACGAAAAGCTGGAAGAAGGCCTTTCTGGTTCTTCCAAGGCCAATATTGAGGATCTTTATCCATGCATTTCAGGCTTACCTATTCAACTTATACCTCTCGAGGAGAATCGAAGGAGGGTTGCCGTTAAATGAGGCTCTCCCAGGGGATATAGTCGTTCAGATCAAGCGTGGAATACCCCTCAGAACGAGAACTTACAGGGTGACGGAAACCAATGTAGACTTCGTGAACTCAAAGATAAAGAAGGGAGAAGCGATGGTTTCCGGGCCGATCTTTGGCTACTCTATGAGAAAAGCTGAAGGCATCCCAGGAAAACTCGAAAAGGAAATCTTGGAAGAGGCAGGAATTAGCCTTGAGGCGTTTAAAAAGCTTCCAAAACCGCTGAGGGAGCCTGGAGGTAGGAGGGAACTCATAATAAAGCCGAGAAAATTTGCGTATAGGATCGAGGGAAATGACGTCGTGTTCAGGTTCTTCCTGCCCAAAGGTGTTTACGCGACGAGCGTTCTCAGGGAATTTATGAAAATTAGAGCTCTATCCCCTTTACCTTGTCGCTGACGTAGCCCTCTAAAATTTCAACCCTAACGTACCTCTCTTCTCCCGTAAGGTCGGCCATTAGTGTCACTGCTCTCTGGTAGTCCCAGAGCCTTCTCTTAGCTTCATCTGTAACTCTGTACGCCATAACAATGATCTCCTTCTCCATCTTCTGGCTTGCCATTTCTATTACCTTTAGGGCATCTTCTTCCGTGAACACTCCCTTCTTCTTCACCAGCATATCCATACCCCCGAAACTAGTTTCGGGGGTATCCATCATAAAGGCTTGACTATCTTCGCTATATAGAACGCCTCAGTATCATTATCCTGGGGATGAATTCTGACAGTCTTCTTTAGCTCTTCGTTGTACTTTCTTCCCTCCCATTCCAAAATCGGCTCAGTTGTCTTTAATGGCAGTTTAATTTTTTCGAGCTTCGCATCCGACTTCTGGAGGAGAAAATCTACCACTTCCTCGTTCTCTAGAGGATCTACGGTGCACGTTGAATAAACCAGAACTCCTCCGGGCTTTAAAGCTTTATATGCAGCTAGTATAAGCCTCTTCTGGAGCCTTGAGTGGTAGTAGACCTTTCCCAAGCTCCACGTCTTTGCAAACTTGAAGTTCTTTCTTATCATCCCGACGGAGGAGCACGGGGCGTCCAAAAGAACCCTGTCAAAGGTGTCTCCATATTTGGCATAGTATGCCCCATCCTTTATGGTAACCTTTGCAATTAAAACTCCTGCCCTGTTGAGGTTAGCTATGAGGATATTTGCTCTATCCTGCTTTGCGTCGTTAGCTATTATACACCCCTCGTTGCCCATGTACTGGGCCATCTGAGTAGTTTTGCTCCCTGGGGCAGCGGCCATATCCAAAACCAGCTCTCCGGGCTGTGGATCTAAGACTACGGGGGGTATCATAGAGCTGGCTTCTTGGGGAATAATCAGGC encodes the following:
- a CDS encoding ATP-binding protein, producing MCELFVDRREELELLRRAYSSRRKELIIIYGRRRIGKTRLVKESVRGVRHIYFFAEETLEKDNLDNFKRIVARGLKNKLIEKAELTWEELFEILEENEYVVIIDEFPNLIKGNKGIVSKFQKIFDRSKRLKLVLTGSSISIMESQVLGYKSPLYGRRTLSIKLRPLKFFHLKEFFPEKSWEELVRIFGITDGIPAYIEEVKFRLESGEKLEEVFQPNKMLFDEAEFLLRSELREPGRYFKILKAIAFGNTKFGEIVNYTGLPPSTVSQYLENLRLLHIVKEEYPLGDIEKARNRRYYISDLYFTFWFRFVYPNKTQLLEFGYIEDFEQEYNRYLGFVFERVGKEFLIEAGKKDMLPFKITNVGKWWKKNEEIDIIGINEKEKKVLFVEVKWEKLRSRDIEAILSSLKRKAELTRFKGWKKYYGIIAKEYRGRKGLVWDLKDFKEVLGDL
- the truD gene encoding tRNA pseudouridine(13) synthase TruD — encoded protein: MRYLSETPGIGGRIKVYPEDFIVREVLPSSIFKGGKCRIYLLKKRNWETMAAIKEIAKRIGIHYSEIGFAGTKDRHAVTYQYISICRDVDLAQVRIADIEIKFVGYGRPLRLGLLLGNWFKIRVRDAERPELIKDIITELKNKGGFPNYFGVQRFGEKRSVNHIVGRLLLEGKYEEAAEVFLGYPGEGMEGDEARRKFLETKDVDLALKEFPKFLRYERAMLYKYKETKSWKKAFLVLPRPILRIFIHAFQAYLFNLYLSRRIEGGLPLNEALPGDIVVQIKRGIPLRTRTYRVTETNVDFVNSKIKKGEAMVSGPIFGYSMRKAEGIPGKLEKEILEEAGISLEAFKKLPKPLREPGGRRELIIKPRKFAYRIEGNDVVFRFFLPKGVYATSVLREFMKIRALSPLPCR
- a CDS encoding tRNA (cytosine(49)-C(5))-methyltransferase, translated to MNYREEFQKINRKLVERYSKLDDTEDFWTYLYKPLRPSIRINTLKGSLDEIKSMLEEKFELERIPWTKGEGFFIKSYDVNFGQLIEYSLGLIIPQEASSMIPPVVLDPQPGELVLDMAAAPGSKTTQMAQYMGNEGCIIANDAKQDRANILIANLNRAGVLIAKVTIKDGAYYAKYGDTFDRVLLDAPCSSVGMIRKNFKFAKTWSLGKVYYHSRLQKRLILAAYKALKPGGVLVYSTCTVDPLENEEVVDFLLQKSDAKLEKIKLPLKTTEPILEWEGRKYNEELKKTVRIHPQDNDTEAFYIAKIVKPL